Proteins encoded within one genomic window of Companilactobacillus sp.:
- the thiM gene encoding hydroxyethylthiazole kinase — translation MQIDLLQKVRTDNPMVLNIANSVTQGDVANAISAIGASPLMTNYDQELKTLAQFANGICINIGTLDQRQNELSKSLLKLANDFNKPVVLDPVGIGAVPERLNFVEELFQAGKPTIIRGNAGEVASLVGASWSAKGIDSIDDGQSQSVDEIAKDCAKKFSCVTVVTGVTDTIATDTSIAHVYNGHKMFTTRVGTGDMLSSIIAVFAGVSDNDYFEAAKMASLVFSLSGELVMKESPNIGPSEFGGRLLDQLYNITVEDVKKWGKYDE, via the coding sequence ATGCAAATCGATTTATTACAAAAGGTAAGAACTGATAATCCAATGGTGTTAAATATCGCAAACTCAGTAACTCAAGGCGACGTTGCAAATGCAATCAGCGCCATTGGTGCATCTCCATTAATGACTAACTATGACCAAGAATTGAAGACTTTGGCACAATTTGCCAACGGGATCTGTATCAATATTGGGACGTTAGACCAACGTCAAAACGAACTCAGCAAGTCGTTGCTCAAGTTAGCCAATGATTTTAACAAACCAGTTGTCCTTGATCCCGTGGGAATTGGAGCCGTACCTGAACGTTTGAACTTTGTTGAAGAACTATTTCAAGCTGGTAAACCCACGATCATTCGTGGAAATGCTGGAGAAGTTGCTAGTTTAGTGGGTGCATCGTGGTCTGCTAAGGGAATTGATTCGATCGATGATGGACAAAGCCAATCAGTTGATGAGATCGCTAAAGACTGTGCCAAAAAGTTCTCTTGCGTTACAGTCGTAACTGGTGTGACTGACACGATTGCTACAGATACCTCAATTGCCCATGTCTACAACGGCCACAAGATGTTTACGACTCGAGTGGGAACTGGTGACATGCTATCCAGCATAATTGCGGTATTTGCTGGTGTCTCTGATAATGATTACTTTGAAGCTGCCAAGATGGCTAGTCTGGTATTTAGTCTTTCTGGTGAATTAGTAATGAAGGAAAGTCCTAACATTGGACCATCAGAATTTGGCGGACGTTTGCTCGACCAACTTTATAACATTACAGTTGAAGATGTGAAGAAATGGGGTAAATACGATGAATGA
- the thiD gene encoding bifunctional hydroxymethylpyrimidine kinase/phosphomethylpyrimidine kinase yields the protein MNDINSFPQTLTIAGTDSGGGAGIMADMKTMQECGVFSTAVVVAVTAQNTIGVQDFQALSPKMINEQFDSIHDDFEIKACKTGMLADAEHVELVYNNLNKYDFGPFVLDPVMIAKGGAQLISDEGIDLIKTKLIKLATLVTPNMPEAEALIGSKIESQSGMLVAAKKIQKLGAKNVLIKGGHGDSEMVRDIVLLENGDSFWMNSKRVHTVRTHGTGDTISSAIVSRLALGDSMKDAILFGKDFVEAAIKNTIQVGHGHGPLNHWAYNKEHDKDEV from the coding sequence ATGAATGATATAAATAGTTTTCCTCAGACGCTAACGATTGCTGGAACTGACAGTGGTGGTGGTGCCGGAATCATGGCAGATATGAAAACGATGCAAGAATGTGGTGTTTTTTCAACGGCTGTCGTAGTTGCAGTTACCGCTCAAAACACAATTGGCGTGCAAGATTTTCAAGCATTATCTCCAAAGATGATCAACGAGCAGTTTGACTCGATCCATGACGACTTTGAGATCAAAGCTTGCAAGACAGGGATGCTCGCAGATGCAGAGCACGTGGAATTAGTGTATAACAACTTGAACAAATATGATTTTGGCCCATTTGTGCTTGATCCAGTTATGATTGCTAAAGGTGGAGCCCAGCTGATTTCTGATGAGGGAATCGATCTGATCAAAACTAAATTGATCAAATTAGCAACGCTCGTAACGCCCAATATGCCTGAAGCTGAGGCTTTGATTGGTTCAAAGATCGAAAGCCAAAGCGGTATGCTAGTTGCTGCCAAGAAAATTCAGAAGCTTGGTGCCAAGAACGTCTTGATCAAAGGAGGTCATGGCGATTCTGAAATGGTTAGAGATATCGTCTTGCTTGAAAATGGCGACAGTTTTTGGATGAATTCCAAACGAGTGCACACAGTTAGAACTCACGGAACTGGCGATACAATTTCTTCAGCCATTGTGTCACGCTTGGCACTAGGCGATTCGATGAAGGATGCCATTTTATTTGGTAAAGATTTTGTCGAGGCAGCTATCAAAAATACTATTCAAGTGGGACATGGTCATGGTCCATTAAATCATTGGGCTTATAATAAGGAGCACGATAAAGATGAAGTTTGA
- the ppsA gene encoding phosphoenolpyruvate synthase: MSDRNTANVLWFDELHRSDVNLVGGKSSSLGEMTSSMDVPVPYGYATTAAAYRYFMEATGLNKKVNELLDGLQDYENSDQLRDTCKQIRDLIVGAKMPDDLAKDIKDAYASLSEKVGQADPFVAIRSSATAEDLPDASFAGQQESYLNIKGADDVVDRVQQCYSSLFTDRATYYRHKQQFPYEKVALSAAIQMMVFSKSSGVMFSVNVANGDDTKLVVDSIRGLGEYIVLGKVTPNHFVVDKESMKIVEKNVVKQTVELTRLPGGGTKEEKVPEDLQDKQSITDEQVIELAGYVKKIEKHYGCYMDMEFALDSNTNRLWIVQARPETVWSQRNKDKNNDDDGDENVVSESDAKVMVRGLPASPGLSSGTVHVIDDPKDIDQFKQGEVLVTVMTSPDWVPAMKKAAAIITNNGGMTCHAAIVSREMQIPCIVGTESRGATATDVFKTGDVVTVDAKNGVVYEGKVSSMLKKAAPEQAGGQVVAAETFAPTATRVMMNLGDPDLAEKYSTLPADGIGLMREEFLWTTFIHEHPLYLIDQGHPEKVVDMLSAGISKVARAMAPRPMVLRLSDFKSSEYRNLKGGDKYEPEEPADLLGWRGASRYYDPKYINAFKLELEAVKKVREEYGLKNLNIMIPFVRTVEEARKVTTIIKDQGLVRGPDFKIYMMAEIPSNIILADQFNQYVDGYSIGSNDLAMLILGCDRNNDTVSPLFDERNLAVKRAIRHLIKAAHKDGKTVSICGQAPSEYPEFTDFLIRSGIDYVSVNPDMVKETKRNVAHFEQRIMLDKATGRGLQDPTDYEW; encoded by the coding sequence ATGAGTGACCGCAATACAGCAAATGTTTTATGGTTCGACGAACTACATCGATCAGATGTTAACTTAGTGGGTGGTAAATCATCCTCACTAGGAGAAATGACTTCTTCAATGGATGTACCAGTACCCTATGGTTATGCAACAACCGCTGCTGCCTATAGATATTTTATGGAAGCAACAGGATTGAACAAAAAAGTTAACGAGTTGTTAGATGGTCTTCAAGACTATGAAAATTCTGATCAACTCCGCGACACTTGTAAACAGATCCGTGATTTGATCGTGGGTGCTAAAATGCCAGATGATTTGGCAAAGGATATCAAGGATGCATATGCTTCATTGTCTGAAAAAGTTGGACAAGCAGATCCTTTCGTAGCCATCAGATCATCCGCTACAGCTGAAGATCTACCCGATGCATCATTTGCCGGACAACAGGAATCATATTTAAACATCAAGGGAGCAGATGACGTTGTAGATCGTGTTCAACAATGCTATTCATCATTATTTACTGACCGTGCAACTTACTATCGTCATAAACAACAATTCCCATATGAAAAAGTTGCTTTATCAGCAGCTATTCAAATGATGGTCTTTTCAAAATCATCAGGTGTTATGTTCTCTGTTAACGTTGCAAATGGTGACGATACAAAACTTGTTGTCGATTCAATTCGTGGATTAGGTGAATATATCGTTTTAGGTAAAGTTACACCTAACCACTTTGTAGTCGATAAGGAATCAATGAAGATCGTTGAAAAAAATGTTGTTAAACAAACAGTTGAATTAACACGTCTTCCAGGCGGTGGAACTAAAGAAGAAAAAGTTCCAGAAGATTTGCAAGACAAACAATCAATTACTGATGAACAAGTAATCGAATTGGCTGGCTATGTAAAGAAGATCGAAAAACATTACGGCTGCTACATGGACATGGAATTCGCTTTGGATTCCAATACAAACCGCTTGTGGATCGTTCAAGCACGGCCAGAAACTGTTTGGTCACAACGTAACAAGGATAAGAATAACGACGATGATGGGGATGAGAACGTGGTATCAGAATCAGATGCTAAAGTTATGGTACGTGGATTGCCAGCAAGTCCTGGACTATCAAGCGGTACAGTTCACGTAATCGATGATCCTAAGGATATCGATCAATTCAAACAAGGCGAAGTTCTGGTAACCGTCATGACATCTCCTGATTGGGTACCTGCAATGAAGAAAGCTGCAGCTATCATCACTAATAATGGTGGTATGACTTGTCACGCAGCTATCGTTTCTCGTGAAATGCAGATTCCATGTATCGTTGGTACTGAAAGTCGTGGTGCCACAGCTACAGACGTATTCAAGACTGGCGATGTAGTTACAGTTGATGCTAAAAATGGTGTAGTTTACGAAGGTAAAGTTTCTTCAATGCTTAAAAAAGCTGCTCCAGAACAAGCAGGCGGCCAAGTTGTGGCTGCTGAAACATTTGCTCCAACAGCCACACGTGTCATGATGAACTTAGGTGACCCTGACTTGGCAGAGAAGTACTCGACATTGCCAGCAGACGGTATTGGTCTAATGCGTGAGGAATTCTTGTGGACAACATTTATCCATGAACACCCACTATATCTCATTGACCAAGGCCATCCTGAAAAAGTTGTCGACATGCTATCGGCAGGTATTTCTAAGGTTGCTCGTGCAATGGCCCCTCGTCCAATGGTATTACGTCTTTCAGACTTCAAGTCAAGCGAATATCGTAATCTAAAAGGTGGAGACAAGTATGAACCAGAAGAACCAGCTGACTTATTAGGTTGGCGTGGCGCTTCACGTTACTACGATCCAAAATATATCAATGCCTTCAAGCTTGAATTGGAAGCTGTTAAAAAAGTTCGTGAAGAATACGGTTTGAAGAATTTGAACATTATGATTCCATTCGTCAGAACTGTTGAAGAAGCTAGAAAAGTTACAACAATTATTAAAGATCAAGGCTTAGTTCGTGGTCCTGACTTCAAGATCTACATGATGGCTGAAATTCCATCAAACATCATCCTGGCTGATCAATTTAACCAATATGTTGATGGCTACTCAATTGGTTCAAATGACCTTGCAATGTTGATCCTTGGATGCGATCGTAACAATGATACAGTTTCACCATTGTTTGACGAACGTAACTTAGCAGTTAAACGTGCAATCCGTCACTTGATCAAGGCAGCTCACAAAGATGGCAAGACAGTCTCAATTTGTGGTCAAGCTCCTTCAGAATATCCAGAATTTACAGACTTCTTGATCAGAAGCGGTATCGACTACGTTTCAGTTAACCCAGATATGGTTAAGGAAACAAAACGCAATGTCGCACACTTTGAACAACGTATCATGTTGGACAAGGCAACTGGCAGGGGTTTGCAAGATCCAACTGACTATGAATGGTAG
- the thiE gene encoding thiamine phosphate synthase yields the protein MKFDPDMLKAYFVCGSQDLIGQDFEKLLEQCIESGITAFQYRDKGNSKLTDAQRLDLGRSLQEICKATHVPFIVDDDVQMANALNADGVHVGQKDERITKVVQEAAPGMIIGLSCQTVEQVHQANKIDRIDYIGAGPIFPTSSKNDAVAPMGLPLMKEMSQVSRVPFVAIGGIDDENVYDLKPNGAVGAAFISLVTKSNDVDRTIKNVLNAFA from the coding sequence ATGAAGTTTGATCCAGATATGTTGAAGGCTTATTTTGTCTGTGGAAGTCAGGACTTAATAGGTCAGGATTTTGAAAAGCTATTAGAACAGTGTATTGAAAGTGGCATCACGGCGTTTCAATACCGAGATAAAGGAAACTCAAAATTGACTGATGCTCAAAGATTAGACCTTGGTAGAAGTTTGCAGGAGATCTGTAAAGCTACCCACGTGCCATTTATCGTTGATGATGATGTTCAGATGGCCAACGCACTCAACGCTGACGGTGTTCACGTGGGTCAAAAAGACGAACGGATCACCAAAGTTGTTCAAGAAGCAGCTCCAGGAATGATCATTGGGCTCTCTTGTCAAACCGTCGAACAAGTTCATCAAGCTAATAAGATTGATCGAATTGACTATATCGGTGCTGGTCCAATTTTTCCAACTTCTTCTAAAAATGATGCAGTGGCTCCAATGGGGTTACCTCTGATGAAAGAAATGTCTCAAGTAAGTCGGGTGCCGTTCGTTGCCATTGGTGGAATCGACGATGAAAATGTCTACGACCTGAAGCCCAATGGGGCAGTCGGTGCTGCTTTTATTTCTTTGGTCACGAAGTCAAACGATGTCGACCGAACTATCAAGAATGTTTTGAATGCATTTGCTTAG